AGCTTTGTTTGATAATATTGACAGAAATTGACCCCACCCAGCATCAAGAACAGATTTGGCCAATTTAGTTTTAGCCAAACCTTTAATATTTAACTTTTCGTGGGCTACTAGATCATGATCGTCCAGTAAGTTTTTCGCTGTTTTAAAGTGAAAATCTTTCCTGGTGTCGGCTACCTTCTTGTGAGCTTTCCCTAATTTAGTGACAGCCTTTTTCCTGTTCTTACTACCTTTTTTAGATCGGGTGACAGCTTTCTGAATTTTCTTAAGTCGTTTCTGAGCTTTCCGGTAGTATTGAGGTATTTGCACCTCTGTTCCATCGGACTTGACCAATAAGGATTTTAGACCCATATCTATGCCAACAGGATTAGAGACGTTATCTACTGGGATAGTACCTGGAACAGAGTCATCTTTAATCGATAGTGTAACGTAATACCCATCAGCCTTTCGAGTTATGGTAGCGGTCTTTATCTTGAACCCTTTTGGAATAGGCCGATGATAAACCATCTTCACTTTTCCCAATTTTGGAAGGGTTAAGATATTGCCGTTTATGGGATTCTTAGAGAGTGATGGAAAGGTAAATGACTTGTACCTATTTTTTCCTTTAAACCTGGGTTTGCCGCTCTTTTTTCCGTTACTGTCACCTTTTAGAAATCCCTTAAATGCTAGATCAACCCTTTTGACACAGTCCTGTAAAACTTGAGATTGGAGCACCTTATACCAAGGTCTATCTTTCTTTAACTGAGGCAGTGTCTTCTTTTGAGAGAAATAGTCGGGATTATTTCTTAGATCTGGCAGGTAACAGATTAAAGGGCAGGAGTTAATAGAACAACGATTTTGCTCATACCAGTTAAATCTATCAGCAAGTAGGTAATTGTATTGATAACGAAGCAATTCTAACCATTTTTCTACCTCTGCCTTCTGTGATTTGGTTAGTCTTAATCGGTACTGGTATGACGCTATCATTGTTGCTAACTCCTGTTTTTCGACCTATTATTAGTATATCCAACGTCTTTACATGTGTCAATGCAAAATGAAGGATAAAAATTTAATGATCAGACTGACTAGCTTTGAAAAAAAACAACTCCAGCAAGAGGCTGACCGGAGAGGAATGACCTGCTCTGAATTACTCAGAAGTTTAATAGCTCGTTTCCCTGAACCAAAAGAGTCTTAGTTGGCAATTACGCTTCACTCCATTGCCCCGCTATCATCCCGACGCCCACAATATCCGCGTAGGGTGCGGGGCTTCTCGCGGACTAGCTAATCTATATAACCATTACTTCTCCCTATTCGGCTAATGGTATTTGATTATATGTAAGCATCCAGCTATCAGCCATGAGCCTTGGCCAAAGGCCACGCTACGGGAATGGCTCACGCTACGGGAACAGTCGTCAGCTAATCAACGGTAGGTAGTAAACAAGCTGGGGCTGCTGATACGGGTGCTTGAAAATCCCTGCTTGTTTTACTCATCCAACCCCGAGGAGTTAAAGCGTCTGATAGCTGATAGCTGACAGCTGAATACTTACGATTATATAGCAGCACTGACCTGATCACGGCTGACCAAACTGCCGGTCATACACTTCATCTTCTTTTTCGGTGTCAAATTTCAGGTTAGAGCGGGGATAAGCTACACACAGCAGCACATAGCCTTCTGCTTGGAGTTGTGGGCCTAAACCCATGCCATCGGTTTGGTCTACACTGCCTTCTCCTACTCGTTTAGCAGCGCAAGTGGTACAGACTCCAGCGGTGCAGGAACTGGGTAAATCTATCCCCGCCCCATGGCCAGCTTCAAGAATTTTTTGATCCTCTGGCACCTCTATAGTGTATGTGTTGCCTTTGTGATTAAGTTCGACGGTGTAAGTCTTGGGCATTGTATCAGTTTCGAGCTTGATACTCCCAATCCTATGAATAGGACAGGGAGGGTCACTGGCTTATTTTAGCGCTTTGTGGGATATAAATTAAGCTGGTGCCTTCGTTAGTCACTTGACTTGAGTACAAGGGCAAACTCCATATTACAATTTGTCCTCATTGTCAATCTCATGGTGATCTAATCCCAATTCTTAGGGCTCACACGGCTACAGATCAATTTCATCTGGCCATCTCCCCATCTGGCCATCTTACGGCGAGTCTAGTATTGATTAGAGAATATTAGTCCTGAAGTCATTGCTAAACAGTATAATCAGGTTCTTGATGAAGCGTTGTCAAAAGCTGAGTAGGGTATCTGTTGACTGTAATTTATTTGTTAATAAATCTTGCTTGAAGTTGGCCAAATACCCTT
The Moorena sp. SIOASIH genome window above contains:
- a CDS encoding transposase, with amino-acid sequence MIASYQYRLRLTKSQKAEVEKWLELLRYQYNYLLADRFNWYEQNRCSINSCPLICYLPDLRNNPDYFSQKKTLPQLKKDRPWYKVLQSQVLQDCVKRVDLAFKGFLKGDSNGKKSGKPRFKGKNRYKSFTFPSLSKNPINGNILTLPKLGKVKMVYHRPIPKGFKIKTATITRKADGYYVTLSIKDDSVPGTIPVDNVSNPVGIDMGLKSLLVKSDGTEVQIPQYYRKAQKRLKKIQKAVTRSKKGSKNRKKAVTKLGKAHKKVADTRKDFHFKTAKNLLDDHDLVAHEKLNIKGLAKTKLAKSVLDAGWGQFLSILSNKAENAGLVTVAVNPRNTSQNCSNCGKKVPKKLKDRIHSCPHCGYVADRDLNAAINILNLAVGRPVRSKASRVTEPLGGVGKKPALSR
- a CDS encoding 2Fe-2S iron-sulfur cluster-binding protein, whose translation is MPKTYTVELNHKGNTYTIEVPEDQKILEAGHGAGIDLPSSCTAGVCTTCAAKRVGEGSVDQTDGMGLGPQLQAEGYVLLCVAYPRSNLKFDTEKEDEVYDRQFGQP